A region of the Ranitomeya imitator isolate aRanImi1 chromosome 5, aRanImi1.pri, whole genome shotgun sequence genome:
ATCAGACGTACTCAAGTGGCCCTTAATATTAACCCAAGCTGCGCTGCACACTCGCAGTATTAACCCCCATACTCGCAGCACATTTATTCTAGCGGCCAACAAATGGTTATTCCCTAAAGAAGTAAAGCAAATTAAGTTATCAAATGGATTCCTACTCCATCCAGCAGATGAAATCAGAATATATGCAAGAAGTATACGGCTTTGAACTGCGGCCAGCTTCTGCTAATAGCCAAGAAAATAAATAGGACCCAGCTTAACTCGAGTGTATCTGGCCCCACCGGGCTGAAAAACCGCTCACTGCCATGGTGGATTGTGAAACTAAATCTGCGGTCATCCCAGTCACCTTAGTTCCCTTATGCCAAGTCAACAGTTGCGATTTGGTGTGGATTCTGTATCCGGATTTTCATGTGGAAAAAGAGCCCCACACTTTCCATACTTTCTAAAGCGGTGGACTCTGGGAAGATGGCCAGCAGAGTTGGCTCATGCGCAAATGAGGTCTAGGGAGCGGAGATCTCTGTGCCGAGATCTCAATTTGCGCTTGCGCCacctctggtggccattttcctggagtccacagcATAGAAGAGTATGGAAAGTGCGGGGCTCCAGCCTTTCACAAAATGCTGGCGGAGATTCCCGCACCGCTTAACACCTCGTCTTACCAGCCTGGGGCCCCTGCTTCCTCTGCCGCCAGAAGCTTCCTGCAgcggcgaccctgggaccccgctccacCGCAGCTAGTAAGCTCCACTGCAGCTACAAATTTGGGGTAAAAAAGTGAgtctccgaaaaatacggtaagtaaatTAGATTGCTTccatttttttcattgcatttgaGTGCTTTTTTATCACATTTATGATGCTGCGGTTTCTTGCTCAGctgctttatttttgatatttcctagtatttggctttgataaaactATGTGCTGATTTCATGCATCTTTAGTTTGTGTCTGCCGTGGAAACACTTAAAACGTAAGTGCCTTTTGTACTTGAAGGTTTTCTGCACctaatggaagtctatggagaaaatctgcacataactccgtgtacccacaagagaaattggcatgttgtggatttgaaacacgcaccacgGGTCAGtttacacaacgtataaaaaaaaaaaaaaaaaacacggggcgggagttctataaatcccatccactttgctggaagtgTGAGGCGCTGCTTTTCGACGCAGCAAAAATACAGTGTCAAAGCTCATCGAAAACTCATTTTGGGCACGTACCCTAAGGTTATGACACAGGAGTTGGATAAGCAATAAGTTTCAGATGGAAAATAATACAAAGATTACTATAGCCGCAGTAAAAAACAGAGTCTAAATTCACATAACTCAGTCACTTTCCACTTCAGATTTTGCAAAATATTATCTACACAATTTGTAGAGAAAATCTATCACGGAAATTGGCCGGTTCTGAGGATTTGAAGTCGGCAGTCAATTTATTCTGCGGATTGAACTGGGCCATGAAATGTGAAGAGTTTATTTGTTGCTGCAGATTTCCCAGTATAGAACATTAAACTTCGCAACTGGTCCCCATCAGCCAAATTCATACATTAAAATCTTGCTCCAATTTTCATACGTAgctcaatacttttttttttcttatatatatccaTCTAACTAAAAGCAGTCAGATTTGTGGATTCTGCCCCACAGATGGTTTCCCAAAGAAGGAAAACATCACAGTACCTTTAGCCTTGTCAAAAGGATTTAAAATGTATAAAACAGATCATCGGGTTATGGCCGGGGCCCCTGTAATGTCATCGGCACATGCCGGCTAATGGGGAGGTTTGTGGTTGGAGGCGTCAATATGTCACGCTGTAAATGACCAGCAAGATTGTCTCCATCTGCAGAAAGAGTCCATGCGTTTTCCATTATCAGCATCCCCTCACTGATTTCTGTGGAATGATCTGGACAGGAACAATGCCAGGAACGCAGATGAATTCCTTGTTGGTAGGCGGACACAGTACGCGGGAGTGTCTACTCTCCGCCACTCACAAAAAGGCAGTGAAAAACAACTCAAGTACCCAAAGCCTCCCCCTTTCTTACCACTGGCGTCTGCTCAAAAACTAGAAAAACGGTGGTTTATCTACTGTATGAATCAATTTTTTCCTCCATAAACAGCTCTCCTTTGTAACAAATGGGTCATTAGTATATAGCTGAACGCCATATGATCTGGACCCAGATTTGTCCCCTTATCGGCCACTTTAAATGTACCCAGATTACCGTGAGGGAGAAAGTGTCATTTGGGTTTCCTTTAAATCCCTTTTTGgagcacatttttttttccactaatgcgaTTTGTGtgaaatttagaaaatgttgcacAGCAGGTGATATATTTTGCACAGTTATGAGACACTATTGACCATAGCTCGTCTAATGGGATCCCCTAATTAATAGGACTGTAAACAAGCACAAGAATCCTTTTGGTGATTAGGGTATATCACCACAAATGGCATTTTAGAAGACAAAATAAATGCAGGCTGTGAAACCCTGAGGGAATacttacaaggtgtatggagtcggTGACATGTCCCTCCACCCCGCTGCGGGTTTTGTCCATatttcttcagggggcgtgtcgggaaACAGGTAGACCAGGACCTACGAACCCCCATGTGACCAATGGGCTGCCGAGTAGAGTGTCGTGTGTGTAGTTAGGGTTACCATGGAGAAGGACGCGGCACGCTATTTCCTTTTCCAGGAACTGACTCATCATCTCCGGCAGTTGGACCGCAAGCTCGCAGGCGGCCATGGTTACAGCCGCTGTGCATGCCAGCTAGCCCCGATGTGCCAAAGACAAATCAAGTCTGAGAGCAGTCAGGAGAGACAGGTGTGCACTATTCCAGGTAAATCCAACAAGTTGACATTAGTATGTTATGGGAGCCTTGGGGCCCATCAGCGCTGGTTTCACTCGGCCCACCTTTGGACGTAATTAACACCTGGAGAAAGTGATAACTGCGGCTATTCTCTCACTTGTGCCAGATATTCGATTTGTTCGAAGGAGAGAATATAGAGCGAGCCAAGTGTCTTCATGAGCCATTCTAAGCCTTCTCCATAcggtcttcttcccatcattctggtatagCTCATCGCTtcgtctgtccaaagaatgcttttctACACCTGGAACGGTTTCCTTACAtgtttttggcaaagtctaatctgacCTTTCAtttttttaaggctgattaatggtttgcaccttgtggtgaaaaCCCTCTAGTAACTCtcaaagtcttctctttatggtaactTCGATACTGAAACGCCTACTTcatggagagtgttcttcacttcgGTGGATGTTATGAAGagatttttcttcaccatggaaaggattctgcctACAGTTGGCGCCCAAATCTTACttcctaagggtacgttcacatttgcggtttgcgccgcagcgtcgccgcaacaaaacgcatgcgtcgtgcgggcctatctttaacattggcgccgcatggggccgcatgtgcatgcgttgtgttgcgttgtgttgcgtttaacgccgcatgcggcgttagggcgcacctgtctgggcgcggcaaacgcaacatgttgcatttttctggcggcgccgaccttttaaaaaacgcatgcgtcgtgtttgcgtcgtcgatgcgccttttttcccattgacttgtattgacaacgcagacgacgcaagtacttgcgtcgtggtgcgttgtacgacgcatgcgttttccaataaaaaatgcaaaacattgtctagactttgtctagacacaaaaaaaacaacctatatatataaagaaacgaggggtttgccattgtctttcacaagtcatcacacaagacaagactgagaggagaatctgctttccaaacttgtaagtatatatttctctttgcacattttgtattctgtgttttatttcttgatttgtctatatttttgcaatgtttggtctgtgctattacggttatgggttgttatagaaaaattgtttttctggttctgatgttTTTCTGGGTTAATATGATTGCATTTAttgtcttttgatttttttttttttttttttttacgttagtttgggtttggttatgtgttttgttcttgtgtcatgtggttgttcaatgtattgatttttgctcattttgtcttgtaaaatttctggtgcatgtttttctAGTTTCTATTGTTGGTAgtaactgtgtggcattttcttggctcgtgtcttgctgtgttttggattctgctgttggctttattttttctttccttgagtgtattttcttgctggtgggggggcaACATTTATGATATCTTTGTATTGTGTAGTTccgtgctgctatgccattatagtttcaattgtactttccctttattttaaaaaatatcgctgatgtttttacgtcgttttccgtatggcatatatcttccttcattgactgattgcattgcgaagtgtgtagtataatttttatttgtttatattatttttggtggtggccttttttaaaaattccatgtgttttcttttctatttggctatggtttatctttggattgctgtatatttttacagcggttgtcccgtaatgtttattgcttgttatctagaatggtttttattgccttttgtctttctgtggttagatgtcacaagatgttgttttttaggatcatgtcttgttgcaattgtaaagtatggcgttcattattttgctctttcattgtactttttgtgcctgtaatgttttttcCGAAAGTTTTGATATGTACAATTTGggacataggtgtctatttttgctttttggtttgggtctattcttgtatagtttcttctattgattgtcttctcttgcaatgtatggcgttgtggtgtccctttcttatttttgcattgtccgatcagtcaaaagtcaattgtggttgttgtaaaaatttttgggcctattttattgtatgtgccatatttaggtttagttttgattttttttttgtcattttttcatGCCAGAACAAACGTGCTAGAATGGCCACTGTGTCTGAATCgagccaatcggcgcaggggagtgtggtgagtaattatgtcaatttccttactattcgctgtcatttgtagtttttaaaataatttctttatacaatttttacaggcttcttcaagtgagggtgaaggaagtcagcgggagcagagaggtcagggccaaggtgtggcgtcaggacggcaagtgagtatttttttttaaacaatttttttttttttttttgattagcatcctgctttcactagggatgtttagtaagcttacattcaaacttttcagggtagcaagtattgggggaaggtaacaaaggtGAAACTTACAGAACCAAAACATTcaaaaatacaggtgtagaaaccatcaatatacatatatcaaatgacaaaggatagggccaaggtacatatcatgacaggtgctggtggttgttaatatttgcatatttgtaaccttttctgtttgtaatttttctaggtttcacaacgggaccatggagtcattgatgtggagctcctcatatcaagcatccaggagcgtggcccgttgtgggacagccgtgactcccggcacatggaccaggtggtgttgaggcgtttgtgggtagaggtggcaaagtcgctgtgggagggctttgacatagctcctgccaaggacaaagccaactttggtgagtattgctgatgCGCCGTGCAGATACGCTGCTATGACCcaccatctttccaggataaacacaaccgtgtgtgatgcaataaaGGCCCAAAggtttgcatcgcacacggttgttttatccatttcaaatgctacatatgtaacctttttttttcttttgcattcacagttaaaaggttgaggatcagatggcgatccatcaaggaccgtttcaataaggggatacgggcagaggaggagcgctcgaagagtggtgctgctgcggccaagtctgtgccctataaatattccaaatgtttacagttcttaagaccagtccttggccgccgtcagtaagtattttgtccacaaaacatattgcacagccccattacagtgcccagccacatagcctactgcacaaacacatagtacattgcccagccacgtacattgtgcatccacatagtatattggcaggtaacaatatcgcagccacatagcacacgttctagccacgtatccacatagtatatttcccaggcacatactgtattgcccatccatgtagtcagcgtaacatattggccatccacgtaaatgtatccctattaaaatgctatataggccattagttaattttttgggttaagcgtgagtccttgtagtccatgacaggttaagtgctgagtcagggtagttctgattgcaggaataatgatgaagtctcgatcacatgatcctaacatcatggtcgttcctgcaatcagatcagtgaaatcactgtttttttttttgtttttttttatcttgacattaaattttcAACTATTTTTGCGGCATataggcagcttccagaaagagttttCGATTACAAAATTTTTGTACCCACAGTGGTATGCGGTCAAAAGGCTTTGGCAGCGGGAATGTTCATGATTGTTATCGTCGGCCCTAAtggtcagctggcgataacaatcagaaattaattattggtcacacagactgtgagaccgaggatttgtattattgtgtaatgtaatgctatttttattccaggagttggcgtatgggagaGGTTACTCAGTGAAGACTAATTTTTccattatcttttcacaggacacacagcagcaccctcgagagagctcgccctgcagaagcggtccttcatgaatcgccatctgatccatcacagccctcccacagcgacagcaggcttgcaccgccatctggagaaccggcagccggtacatcaggtgttcccctggccgaggcctctggcgcaccttcgtttgggtattcccgacagcgccagcgggcctcggacaggccaaccatgcccgaatttttgcatttgagcacggttttccagaactgtttcaaggcgttgagcgataacatggacactcgtctgtccaatatcgaccggcgccttgaaacaattgaaaccgagctctcaaatccggcaaaacatttttttagtaccattgctaagggcatggtggaacaccttacgccggaactacagatttcagtgatgcaggcctgcaacactacctacgtgagggctctccagcaggctggggtcatgcagtcagcgacaatggcagtagtgccgtcgctggcaagcatgactcccactcctgctggagagccactccagccaccccaccgtggtccacgtgccgagcgacgccaccacaggcaccataacatagtgccgccgactcctgctcctgccatgccttcatcctcccgtaggcgtcatcatgctgggggagctgcaacaggacccaaaaaaaaaaaaaaaaaaaaagaggaaacacagacgGGCCAACacagaggctctggctgctgttcCAGTGCAGACACCATCTGTCCGTAGGGGCTCGAGTCGCAGTAGGAGCAGCCAGGGCCAAacaaggcttgtgttgcctcctccctcccctacagaggtggcggtttcctCCCCAGTATACCCTGGGGAGGGTTTGGATCTACCATCCAGTCTACTTGACTATGTATCCTCCTCTTCGCCATCATCGTCATCTTCACCATCATCctccccttcctctccccattccaaagaagacacctaccattccccactggtggcacaggtggaaaccccctaagtttaataacccatttttttttctgttttccccccaataaaaaatttttgttttaaaaaacactatttgttattatttttgcTATTATTTTCCAGAATTTATCTCGGCAAATCACGCCatgtgctgtctacacatattttgtgcttcaaacacctcatatatgcaatgtcagacactatttttacaatttttagtttgcctttttttgggtgtctctcattgctgtatgaggtgttcacaaacactaaagtgtatgaggtgttcacacttaatgcagcagcgaaacagacaatgatgcagatcactgcagcgtcgctgattggtccctggagagctgtcacagacatctctccagcgaacaacgatgcagaggcccacgtgtaaccagggtaaacatcatgttgataagcgcagggccacgcttcagatatttaccctggtttcaaTTGGAAAACATCGCTGTTATCGTTGCTTATCAGGTAAAACACAAAGATACAGGTCGATCAGACAAACAAGTATATGTAATGTTATGGTATAAAAATGCTTTTTGAATCGGTAtagaatttaaaaacttttttatttaatattttaaaaacaacaGGTTCAAATTTTTTATAGGAacattaaatttgtgaactataCTTAGATGCAAAATTTGAAATATACAAAACCAACCTAAACGGAACTTTTATTGCACATTTAacagaaaattacttttttttttatatatttttaactgtcacagtagaggtattattggtgtagttacaatcagaagacagctacaccatttgatcttgccatgacacacggccaacatcggacacaaaataggccgcaaaacgatcacgcatctgcgcaatttccacacttgtcctcagaggatgatcatggtaatcgggcaaggggttggctatgggttcatccagttcaacatttattctctctttggccataatgaaattgtggagaaccacacaagccttcatcacctcatccactgtttcaattttaagattaatggccgatcccaatatccgccatttggaaacaaggatgccaaaggcgcactccacagtccttctggccctggacagtctgtaattgaaaaccctttttgtatggtccaagccccgactggagtagggtttcaataggttggcagacatttgga
Encoded here:
- the LOC138638499 gene encoding uncharacterized protein encodes the protein MATVSESSQSAQGSVASSSEGEGSQREQRGQGQGVASGRQVSQRDHGVIDVELLISSIQERGPLWDSRDSRHMDQVVLRRLWVEVAKSLWEGFDIAPAKDKANFVKRLRIRWRSIKDRFNKGIRAEEERSKSGAAAAKSVPYKYSKCLQFLRPVLGRRQTHSSTLERARPAEAVLHESPSDPSQPSHSDSRLAPPSGEPAAGTSGVPLAEASGAPSFGYSRQRQRASDRPTMPEFLHLSTVFQNCFKALSDNMDTRLSNIDRRLETIETELSNPAKHFFSTIAKGMVEHLTPELQISVMQACNTTYVRALQQAGVMQSATMAVVPSLASMTPTPAGEPLQPPHRGPRAERRHHRHHNIVPPTPAPAMPSSSRRRHHAGGAATGPKKKKKKKEETQTGQHRGSGCCSSADTICP